The following are encoded in a window of Streptomyces sp. Go-475 genomic DNA:
- the trpS gene encoding tryptophan--tRNA ligase has translation MTRVFSGVKPTGHLTLGNYLGAMRRWAAVDQHAADALFCVVDLHALTVEHDPARVRRLSRQAATLLLASGLDPERCTVFVQSHVDEHARLSYLLECVATDGEMRRMIQYKEKAVREQRRGGSVRLSLLTYPVLMAADILAYGTDEVPVGDDQRQHVELARDVAVRFNQRYGHTFVVPRATRPGVAARVMNLQEPTSKMGKSDDVGPGIVYLLDEPDVVRKKVMRAVTDSGREVVYDREARPGLANLLEILAACTGGEPELLSGAYTSYGDLKKDTAEAVVEVLRPLRERHKELCTDPAYVEGVLRDGAERARGMARPTVDAAYRAIGLLPAVAEKEPADARV, from the coding sequence ATGACACGGGTCTTCAGCGGGGTCAAGCCGACGGGGCATCTGACGCTGGGGAACTACCTGGGGGCCATGCGGCGGTGGGCCGCGGTCGATCAGCACGCGGCCGACGCCCTGTTCTGTGTCGTGGACCTGCACGCGCTGACCGTGGAGCACGATCCCGCGCGGGTGCGCAGGCTGAGCCGGCAGGCGGCGACGTTGCTGCTGGCGTCGGGGCTGGATCCGGAACGGTGCACGGTGTTCGTGCAGAGCCATGTGGACGAGCACGCGCGGCTGTCGTACCTGCTGGAGTGTGTGGCCACCGACGGTGAGATGCGGCGGATGATCCAGTACAAGGAGAAGGCCGTGCGGGAGCAGCGGCGGGGTGGGAGTGTGCGGCTGTCGCTGCTGACGTATCCCGTGCTGATGGCGGCGGACATCCTGGCGTACGGGACCGACGAGGTGCCGGTGGGGGACGATCAGCGGCAGCACGTGGAGCTGGCGCGGGATGTGGCCGTGCGGTTCAACCAGCGGTACGGGCACACGTTCGTGGTGCCGCGGGCCACGCGGCCGGGGGTCGCGGCGCGGGTGATGAATCTGCAGGAGCCGACGTCGAAGATGGGCAAGAGCGACGACGTCGGGCCGGGGATCGTCTATCTGCTGGACGAGCCGGACGTGGTGCGGAAGAAGGTCATGCGGGCCGTGACCGACAGTGGGCGGGAGGTCGTGTACGACCGGGAGGCCCGGCCGGGGCTCGCCAATCTGCTGGAGATCCTCGCGGCGTGCACGGGTGGGGAGCCCGAGCTGTTGAGTGGTGCGTACACGTCGTACGGGGACCTGAAGAAGGACACCGCGGAGGCTGTGGTCGAGGTGCTCCGGCCCTTGCGGGAGAGGCACAAGGAGTTGTGTACGGACCCCGCGTACGTGGAGGGGGTGCTGCGGGACGGGGCGGAGCGGGCTCGGGGGATGGCCCGGCCGACGGTGGACGCCGCGTACCGGGCGATCGGCTTGCTGCCGGCCGTGGCGGAGAAGGAGCCGGCCGACGCCCGGGTGTGA
- a CDS encoding ABC transporter permease, translating into MTPTTPSPRALNPSRTTATATRVLRQLTHDPRTIALLILIPCVMLLLLRYVFDGSPRTFDNIGASLLGIFPLITMFLVTSIATLRERTSGTLERLLAMPLGKGDLIAGYALAFGTLAIIQSALATGLALWLLGLDVTGSPWLLLLVALLDALLGTALGLFVSAFAASEFQAVQFMPAVIFPQLLLCGLFTPRDAMHPALETLSDVLPMSYAVDGMNEVLHHTDMTATFVRDVLIVAGCALLVLTLGAATLRRRTA; encoded by the coding sequence ATGACCCCCACCACCCCGTCCCCGAGGGCCCTGAACCCCTCCCGCACCACCGCCACCGCGACCCGCGTCCTCCGCCAGCTCACCCACGACCCCCGCACCATCGCGCTGCTGATCCTCATCCCCTGCGTGATGCTGCTCCTGCTCCGCTACGTCTTCGACGGCAGCCCCCGCACCTTCGACAACATCGGGGCGTCCCTCCTCGGGATCTTCCCGCTGATCACGATGTTCCTGGTGACCTCCATAGCCACCCTGCGCGAACGCACCTCCGGCACCCTCGAACGCCTCCTCGCCATGCCCCTCGGCAAGGGCGACCTCATCGCCGGCTACGCCCTCGCCTTCGGCACCCTCGCGATCATCCAGTCCGCCCTGGCCACGGGCCTCGCGCTCTGGCTCCTCGGCCTCGACGTCACCGGCAGCCCCTGGCTCCTCCTCCTGGTGGCCCTCCTCGACGCCCTCCTCGGCACGGCCCTCGGCCTCTTCGTCTCGGCGTTCGCGGCCTCGGAATTCCAGGCGGTCCAGTTCATGCCGGCGGTGATCTTCCCCCAGCTCCTGCTCTGCGGCCTGTTCACCCCGCGCGACGCCATGCACCCGGCCCTGGAGACCCTCTCCGACGTCCTGCCCATGTCCTACGCCGTCGACGGCATGAACGAGGTCCTCCACCACACCGACATGACGGCCACCTTCGTCCGGGACGTCCTGATCGTCGCGGGCTGCGCCCTGCTGGTCCTGACCCTGGGCGCGGCGACCCTCAGGCGCCGGACGGCGTAG
- the proC gene encoding pyrroline-5-carboxylate reductase, whose amino-acid sequence MTQKVAVLGTGKIGEALLSGMIRAGWSPADLLVTARRQERAEELRTRYGVTPVTNPEAAKTADTLILTVKPQDMGTLLDELAPHVPADRLVISGAAGIPTAYFEERLAPGTPVVRVMTNTPALVDEAMSVISAGTHATADHLAHTEEIFGAVGKTLRVPESQQDACTALSGSGPAYFFYLVEAMTDAGILLGLPRDKAHDLIVQSAIGAATMLRDSGEHPVKLRENVTSPAGTTINAIRELENHGVRAALIAALEAARDRSRALASGNNS is encoded by the coding sequence ATGACCCAGAAAGTCGCAGTCCTCGGCACCGGCAAGATCGGCGAAGCCCTGCTCAGCGGAATGATCCGCGCCGGCTGGAGCCCGGCCGACCTCCTGGTCACCGCCCGCCGCCAGGAACGGGCGGAAGAACTCCGCACCCGCTACGGCGTCACCCCGGTCACCAACCCCGAAGCCGCCAAGACCGCCGACACCCTGATCCTCACGGTCAAGCCGCAGGACATGGGCACCCTCCTCGACGAGCTCGCCCCGCACGTCCCCGCCGACCGCCTGGTCATCAGCGGCGCCGCCGGCATCCCCACGGCCTACTTCGAGGAACGCCTGGCCCCCGGCACCCCGGTCGTCCGCGTCATGACGAACACCCCCGCCCTCGTCGACGAGGCCATGTCCGTCATCTCCGCCGGCACCCACGCCACCGCCGACCACCTCGCCCACACCGAGGAGATCTTCGGCGCCGTCGGCAAGACGCTCCGCGTCCCCGAGTCCCAGCAGGACGCCTGCACCGCCCTCTCCGGCTCCGGACCGGCCTACTTCTTCTACCTGGTCGAAGCCATGACCGACGCCGGCATCCTCCTCGGCCTGCCCCGCGACAAGGCCCACGACCTCATCGTCCAGTCCGCCATCGGCGCCGCGACGATGCTCCGCGACAGCGGCGAACACCCGGTCAAGCTCCGCGAGAACGTCACGTCCCCCGCCGGCACGACGATCAACGCCATCCGCGAACTCGAGAACCACGGCGTACGGGCCGCCCTCATCGCCGCCCTCGAAGCCGCCCGCGACCGCAGCCGCGCCCTGGCCTCCGGCAACAACAGCTGA